The sequence CGTGTGCGCGAGGCTGACAAAATCAGCTCCTGACTTTAGTTCAGAAAGCAGTGAATCTGCATCTGCGCTTGAATTAACAAGAATCTGCCTTAATCTTATCTCATTCTCTTTTGCAGAGTATTTGTCCATGCTGTCATTGTAGAATTTTATGACATCAGCTTCGCTTATATTGACTTTGGGCTCAACACTCCTGTTGAGAAGTTCAATTATAGTCAGGCTTCTCTTGTAATAATCCCTCAGCTCTTTCATTGAGAGGTTTCTTCCCGCGAGCATGATTTTCAGAGTATCCTCTGTGAGAGCGCTCTTTGATATTGCGTCATTAAGGACACTGTCAACATTATTCTCAGGGATTTTTATCCCCTGCTTACTTGCTTCCTGCAGGAGCGCCTCTTCATTTATCAGCTGCTCAAGCACTAACTTTCTGTCCACCATGAGCTTGTATGAGTCAGGAAGCCCTCTTATGAAAAAGAAGGTGTTGAATGCTGTGTTGAATTCGCTTTCTGTAATTGGTTCTCCGTTTACCTTCACGATAACAGGGCTTCTCTCAAATATTCCCGATACGAATGCCTTTGTCTTGCTGAAATTTATCAGCAGGAATGCGACTGCTATAATCAGGACTATTGCAGCTATCCTTGCGAATCTTACCTTTCTCTTTTTTCTTGATATGAATGTAGGCCTGAGCTTTTTGTTGGGCTTGAAATCAAGCTTTGGCAGCTTCCCTGCCTTTTTTGCCGGCTCTTTTTTCTTTTCTTTGTCTTTAGAATCCATTTCTTCTTCCAAATCAAACACCCCGCTTCCCTAAAGGGATAATGATGCATTTAAAAGCATTTAATATGAAATCCGGGGTACTTAAATAAATAATTTGCGGTGTTTAATAATAATAGAATAAGGATATAATTCAGGTGTAAAAG is a genomic window of Candidatus Woesearchaeota archaeon containing:
- a CDS encoding SurA N-terminal domain-containing protein; this translates as MEEEMDSKDKEKKKEPAKKAGKLPKLDFKPNKKLRPTFISRKKRKVRFARIAAIVLIIAVAFLLINFSKTKAFVSGIFERSPVIVKVNGEPITESEFNTAFNTFFFIRGLPDSYKLMVDRKLVLEQLINEEALLQEASKQGIKIPENNVDSVLNDAISKSALTEDTLKIMLAGRNLSMKELRDYYKRSLTIIELLNRSVEPKVNISEADVIKFYNDSMDKYSAKENEIRLRQILVNSSADADSLLSELKSGADFVSLAHTLSIDSNSSQYGGDLGFVTKETLSKEISSTAFSLKQGEYSGAIKGENGYYILKRENNVIAFVELNGTIKSGLENVMRNTILNEYLSTMRGRAKVEYFLWAAEKKEETGNLTSEDVTEPVIKVQ